TAgtattataaagtaaaataagaaaaacaccGAAATACGGAAAATTCAAAAGCCCATAATCCAATGGCAAAAGCAAAAGATCAAACGCATCAAACAAATGGCTAAAACatgtcaaattcctgacttagagGTACAGCAGTaaaaattgtgttataatcttagacactataaaaacaaacaaacatttcaaTAAAGAAAACCAAAAAGGTATATGGACAAAGCACATAAGGAAAAACGCAAggcaaaatacaaaaatgtaccatagcacaataacacaacaACGGGAAGTACCGAGCCACGCCAACTGGATATaaccaacaaaaaaagtaaacagtaAGAGTAAtgatttaagatataaaaaaacaacaaaaaaacaacaacaaaaaacaccaaaatacgTATTTAAGATTATAAATAACGTAAGTACCTAGAATCTACATTTTTAGACTAAGCAAAACCGaaagacaaaatacaaaaatgtaccatAGCACACTAACACAACAACGGGAAGTACTGAGCCACGCCAACTGGATATAACCAACAAAAAAGGTAAACAGTAAGAGTAatgatttaagataaaaaaaaaaaaataaaaaaaaacaacaccaaaatatgtatttaagaTTATAAATAACGTTAGTACCTAGAATCTACATTTTTAGACTAAGCAAAAACGAAAGGCAAAATACAAAAACGtaccatagtacaataacacaacaACGGGAAGTACCGAGCCACGCCAACTGGATAttaccaacaaaaaaataaacagtaagagtaattatttaagataaaataaaatctaaaaaaaaccaccaaaataCGTATTTAAGATTATAAACAACGTTAGTACCTAGAATCTCCATTTTTAGACTATCATGTactatttgtgaagttgatccATAAGGTCTTGGTAtcttcaaataaacattttttagaaaaagaagtaaatgtttttgacataaTCCTGGCTCATCATATTTCTACTCAGatactggtgacgttttacaaagtagTTTTGAATTTCGATTGAGTTGTGAAATGTATATCTCAAATGCATATGAAGATGGTGTATTGCTACTAAGGTATGGGAGATTgatgactttaaaatttaaatcgtctcttttgtcaaAGATTCTCTACTGAGATAATCGCTTGTATCAAATTCGAGCTTAAGTCTCAAACTGAGTcagaggaagccgtgtctgttgttttttttaatttctagtttTGGAGAACATAAAAATGGAACGAATCAAAAGAGTctggattgttaatggaaaggaAATCATCTCTTTACCTAAATGGGAAATTGATTAATAAGGCTTCTTATATCTTcttattaatgtacaaaatgtactccGACTCATATGAAATTAAGGAACATGAACAGTTCGaccccataggaatgccgacaatttgttaaAACAGACTACCGAcaatttcaacaaatatgttgtcaataagaaactccaTTTTACATAGTCGATCATTCACACAGTTTTTACACTTATAAGTTCGACGTTTTGTcagatacatatttgttttgttcaattctgtgtccattttttttcttctttttttcgtTTAATCCATgctcttatatttaattcatttgagTTAATCATCTATTCACCGTTGTTTGGTGCCCTTTAAAATTTCCGGTATGCAGAACATCAGATGACATTATATCATACTTTTCCAAGAGGAAATTATCAGGTTCAAATTATAACTATatgtaaaaatttgaaaatgaagagAGACTTTCCAATCGCAGATGCCAcaatgaaagaaatatataatagatTCATTTTTATTGAGTCTAAAGCAAAATGATTTATCAGCACTTTTATTTTGGGCTTAAACAAGTCAAATAAACTGTAAAACAGTAAAAGAATGTGTTCCTTTATAAACTCCGTGTTCAATTGTCTTGCAACACATTCTCCACTCGAAATGTGCATATAAGAGCATGTAGCAGCAAATCCTATCTACGGATTCCTTCATTGTTAATGGCACTAAAAACTGTGTTCAGCATTTTGAGACAAAAAATTAAGCATAGCGCTTTGTGTAATTTTGTCTTTCATAAACGCTATGTATCACAGACGTGTATCTTGTAACTTTAAAGTCACAAAAAAGATGAGacataataatttgaattaaatcaaatcaaaataattggtATTAAGCATGATAGAACACTTAAAATATACACAAGCCAAGAGCTGACACCGTCGGATATAAAGCTGTCTGCTCGTGACATAGGGAGACATTCGCACACGCAAGTATTACCTACACAGCTATGACACACGCATGGcctaatgtttttgtttttgaactTTCGTTGTAGTTTGTTAAATTCCTCTAATAGTGACACTTCACCTCCCTTATCTGTATGGCTTACTAGAGAGTCCCAAAAACTAGTCGGTGTGTCATCATTGTCCcagtttgtatttgtattgGTATTTGTTTCTTGTGATTGTTCCTTTTCTTGGATAACAGGAGGAGGGGGAAtgtagtttttctttttatagttaTCTCCCGTGATTAAGGAGTCACCCTCTTCAATATCATCGTACCCAATTGCAATATCTGCACATCCATAAAATTGTTCTTGATTTCCACAACCCAAACATCCTCTACCACTTGAATCAACGCCCCAGCTATTTCCCGCATTATATTTCCATTGAAATGTGCAGTCACGACATTTCACATTTTGTGGGAGACGCAGTTTGACAACTAATGTTTGGTAGCCATTTTTGTTCGGAATGTAATACCTATTGCCACTTCCGTCTGCGAGTTCCAAGACATAATTATCTAGACACTTTTGGGTTGTTTTCTGCATTGGATCATTTCTCGGACACAATTTGAATTGGAAATAACCTTTGTGGCTTGCAGTTAGTTCCACTGTTACTGAAATTTCTTCTCCTGTATCGTATGTTTTTGCAATTATTCCATTTGCATATTTCCCGCCTTCTTCATTGTCACGTGGTCCTGGCCAGGGATCTCCACACACTCCGCACTTACCATTGTTCATATCATATTGcaccttaaaaaaaagaaaacagttttaataaatgaaaaatatgtgtacctactttataaaaaatgtatacgtGAGATAATTTGCTTTGACAAAAAGCGAGTTAAAAATATTCTCATCAAACACTTGTTTTTCCGGTGATTTTCTTCTGCTGTATACTGTTCCTGCAACAACTGAATAAACGTGAACTAATcaagtatttttgtaattaagaTGGGGTTTTGTTTTAGATGATTTGGCGTTAGTGGTACTTTTAACTAATTATCTTTACATTATGGACAATTAAGAGCTTGTTGTGCCTGTTGTTGGGGACTAACTGTACATTGACTTCTAGGTGAATTTGCATCCCGTCGGATTATTGTCTCATTCCATTAACCCTTACATGACTTACATCTACTTCGAATCATGTTTTTTAGTGATGTATtttcttaataacaaaataaataagtataGATTTACACGATGCGAGACAAAAAATAGTCCtaatataatacaataatgGATTTTCTTGTATATGCTAActttttgtacaatatttttcgactcattgtcatttttgtaatatatattctttaactttgtattcaCTGCCACGGTAAAAAAATACCATTCTGGTAGTAATTTGGACAAATTAATCACTTTCTTACATAAAAGTACGTATGTAGAACTGACTTTAGTCAACTGAATAACATTTGATCATTTCCATTTTTGTCAATATGTCATGGCGAAAGGAAATGTGTATCTTACTTGAGCTCCGCCACAATAGAGTTGATTATCATTATAATTTGGTGGATTGTTATATCCATATCGCCACATGCTGGATCTGGATGGCGGATCAATCAGTCGACCATGTCCTTTAACTTCACCGAACCAGTTCGAAATTGCCACATACAATATGTAGatgtaatatttcattttcaatctaaacaaaataaatcaaatttatgatTAAACTAGAGTCATTCATCAGTTAAACAAAAcgataaataaagtatatgttataaaaagGTTTAATTTCGTTGtgcaaaaaggcaaaataaactTTTTGCAAGACATATGGTGTAATCATGTAACATGACAGaacgaaatgacaatgtatcATTAGTTTTTATGTGTCgcagttaattttctttttttatgaagcgGTTTCTCTTGTTAATGCTGTCAGTTTTGGCGATTTATTGAATCGattcattcaaaaaaatatcttcGATTGGTTCGTTTCTCACCAGTCATTCggtaaatgaatttattttgtgtgtgtgtgagatttgttcttttttttaccgAATTAATTTATCACATTATTAAGCCATAGTTATCTTATCgctcgtttctgtgtgtgttttattttcgtttgtgttttgttgcacttagtgtttaatttgtttcgttatattcctcttatagttgatgtgttcccctcggttttagtttgtaacccgaatttgCTTTCcttcaattgatttatgacttttgaacagcggtatactactgttgcctttatttggaaTAATGCTCTTCTGTTTGGTTAATGACTGTATGCCCGTTCTCTTTTATTTGAGATTAACAGAATTACTATTTCAGTTTATTTCATTAACTTTGATATATATTCTTGCTTCTACTGTCACAATTATATAGTTAAAATATTGATCAGTGATTAAGTTATGTTCACCACTTAAACGAGAAAGGTAATTGtaactgttttaaatttcaattagaTTTTTACAATTCGACTTTCTGTGGGAACGGTTCAAATAATGGGATCGCATCTCTTTCTAAGTACCGGTACATAAATGCACCCAGGATTGTGTTAGTAATAGCAAGAACGCATTAAATCAAAGAAGATTagctgtaaatagttatcaaaggtaccagcatAATAAAATAGTATGCAAAATGCGCGTTTTGTCTAAATAAGACACATCAGTGaggctcatatcaaaatagttatagagccaaacaagtacagagttgaagagcattgagggtcataatttccaaaaagttgtccCAAATAAGGCTCAAGTTATATATGCCTTgcataagaaaatccttagttttgtaaataggaaatttataaaaaaaaaaaacaattgccacttaattgatattcatgtcaacaccgaagtactagatactgggctggtgataccctcgggggacgaaatgtccaccagaatcgacccagtggtgtcaatagaccagaattataatttagtacgccagacttATATTGGAAATATCAGTAACAAAGACAAATGGACACATGTCGATGTGGTCGCtcttatatatgtaaatgagaaAATGTTGCTCTGATTTAAATACAGCTCTTAAATAGCTTACAACATTATtcataaatatctataaaaaccTTTGACAGTGAGTTTGATTACTTTTGTGACAACGATATGTTATACACTATgtaattagaaatgaaaatgcaCATGCATTAGTAAATGAACAAAAGGCTGATTTAAGAAAAAGATGTTCTTAagtttaattaaacaaaacccCTTCGTATCTTCGAAAATAAGGCTGATTCCCTTTATCTTGTAACTCATATTACCTTTAAAATAAAGACTCATTAGTTAAACTTTGAATGCTATTCATaggtaaatatttttaaccttttatcGAGCCTGATATGTTTCAGAATTTTGGCAAAATTTGTCGCCATGATTAGTCCGATTTTCTTTAAGTCTGATTCAActtgtttatttcattatttgatcTAATAAAAATGACAGTTGTGCATATATACGTCCTTTGATTGTGGCGAATGGTTGTGTTATTGCATGACAATTATTATAATCTGCTTATTTTTCCTAAAAACATATCATCATAAACTCATTTATATCTCATACATGTGCAGCAGGATCTGCTACCTTTCAGACCGGGTGAACCTGATATCACCGTAGGTTTTTTTACGTGTTCCTGATACGCGTCTTTTAGTTATCGATGTAAGGGTATAATCAGGCTTTCCATGAACAAATTGAATTTTAAGGTGTCTAGTGCGTCTTAATTAAAATCGATAAAAACTAAACCatagaattttaattttgatataaaaggGGAGAAGATAGCTCTTATAACATGCTTTCAggtaagaaaagaaaaagtggGGTCACCGGACTTGCCACATGTTAAATTCACAAATTAAAGCTACAGTAGAATAACGCTGTTTAAAAGCAagaatcgattgagagaaaacaattcACAAGACTTtctattataaataaactcatcatagataccaggactaaattttatatatacgccagacgcgcgtttcgtctacaaaagactcatcagtgacactcgaatccaaaaaagttgttttttaaaagccaaataaagtaagaagttgaagagcattgagatctaaaattccttaaagtgttgtcaaatacagctaaggtaatctatgcctgaggtagaaagcCATCTTAAGAAAATTATCTTATCTGATTCATCTCCCctactatatatttatttttatagttattttcctttatttggtaaggttgaaaaaaaatgagtCAAACACAAATAGTAtggggttgtttttttttagaaaatttcattaaaaatatataccaattGTTATCTGACacttcaaattcaaagttgGAGAAAGACAACCGGGTCATCTCATAATTCCTTAAATAATCGTATAATACTATAATTTAAACATGTTCTCTAGCATTCTTCTGTTGATATCCAAGTACACAGTATTGTCATTCGCGTTTGTACATTTTGGGATAAAACTTATGTTATTAAATACACTtaaattggaaaacaaaatcTAAGAAACACTTTTGACTTTTCAAAAAATCTAAAGACTCACATACAAAAAGATTAAATACATTTACACAGAATGCCAATATCATATccattttatcttaattttataagtaatattaattgaattatattttgaagAGGTTTGCAAAAT
The genomic region above belongs to Mytilus trossulus isolate FHL-02 chromosome 7, PNRI_Mtr1.1.1.hap1, whole genome shotgun sequence and contains:
- the LOC134725312 gene encoding uncharacterized protein LOC134725312, with the protein product MKYYIYILYVAISNWFGEVKGHGRLIDPPSRSSMWRYGYNNPPNYNDNQLYCGGAQVQYDMNNGKCGVCGDPWPGPRDNEEGGKYANGIIAKTYDTGEEISVTVELTASHKGYFQFKLCPRNDPMQKTTQKCLDNYVLELADGSGNRYYIPNKNGYQTLVVKLRLPQNVKCRDCTFQWKYNAGNSWGVDSSGRGCLGCGNQEQFYGCADIAIGYDDIEEGDSLITGDNYKKKNYIPPPPVIQEKEQSQETNTNTNTNWDNDDTPTSFWDSLVSHTDKGGEVSLLEEFNKLQRKFKNKNIRPCVCHSCVGNTCVCECLPMSRADSFISDGVSSWLVYILSVLSCLIPIILI